Proteins from one Pseudomonas grandcourensis genomic window:
- a CDS encoding methyl-accepting chemotaxis protein — MKSLLYPAVALMNRLSFGMKFSLISVLFLVPMLVTNFYLVRDSYREFQGTRIELQSLDLLGSSLTLRRDLETLNNLVQINVSLGQSGKAGNVESKISALEQNILTRLQGLTAMTSDPEQVAVFDGKRDEMIAAFKAQQTENSLQSKSALIGKLVGSAQIFSQLITSQSGLSRDNQNDMRQLSELVTLVTPRVTQILGEGRAMGSYSLGQGFINSASSTRFDELLAQIEKLQAEYGLKLQDAVGSSKAARDNLATQADSSRASLKKASELFEEQVVMADTLDAPWQGFYDQVTALMDQTYQLNEATLKYLGPQLQQRLDQNRTHMILQAVALSVVFVLIFYLYGGFYASTRTTLKRLGGVMDKVAAGDMTVTFSAHSRDELGELGEVFNGTVKKIHDLIERVGQTVSEVERQAGQVESVSAQSNQAVAGQRTQIEQVATAMNQMSATSQEVARSAAAAVSSAHSVNDETINGRGLVESQQGSIAALASEIDQSVLVINQLASDSQSISRVLEVIKSIAEQTNLLALNAAIEAARAGEQGRGFAVVADEVRTLAKRTQQSTEEIEQMIARLHGGVGAAVKAMGTSHEMASGTVGQSEKVQRALENILGAVGMIVDQNQQIAAAVEQQTAVAHDIDQNIVEINRAGERTAEGAHQTEDASRALSAQVVELKQLISAFRV; from the coding sequence GTGAAGAGCTTGCTCTATCCCGCTGTCGCACTGATGAACCGCCTGAGCTTCGGCATGAAGTTCAGCCTGATCAGCGTACTGTTCCTGGTGCCGATGCTGGTGACCAACTTCTATCTGGTGCGTGACTCCTATCGCGAATTCCAGGGCACGCGGATCGAACTGCAAAGTCTCGACCTGTTGGGCAGTAGCCTGACGTTACGGCGCGATCTGGAAACCCTGAACAACCTGGTGCAGATCAATGTCAGCCTCGGCCAATCCGGCAAGGCCGGCAATGTCGAATCGAAGATCAGCGCCCTCGAACAGAATATTCTGACTCGCCTGCAAGGGCTGACGGCGATGACCAGCGACCCGGAGCAGGTCGCGGTGTTTGATGGCAAGCGCGATGAAATGATCGCCGCGTTCAAGGCCCAGCAAACGGAAAACTCCCTGCAAAGCAAAAGTGCCTTGATCGGCAAACTGGTGGGCAGCGCGCAGATTTTCAGCCAGCTCATCACCAGCCAGTCCGGTCTCAGTCGCGACAACCAGAACGACATGCGCCAGTTGAGCGAACTCGTCACCCTCGTCACGCCAAGGGTCACCCAGATCCTGGGCGAAGGTCGGGCAATGGGGTCTTACTCGTTGGGGCAGGGGTTCATCAACTCGGCGTCGAGTACCCGTTTCGATGAATTGCTGGCGCAGATTGAAAAGCTCCAGGCCGAGTATGGCCTGAAGTTGCAGGATGCCGTGGGTTCCAGCAAAGCCGCACGCGATAACCTGGCGACTCAGGCCGATAGCAGCCGGGCATCCTTGAAAAAAGCCAGCGAGCTGTTCGAAGAGCAAGTGGTCATGGCCGATACCCTCGACGCGCCGTGGCAGGGTTTTTACGATCAGGTCACTGCCCTGATGGACCAGACTTACCAACTCAATGAAGCGACCCTGAAGTACCTCGGCCCGCAGTTGCAGCAACGCCTGGACCAGAATCGTACGCACATGATCTTGCAGGCCGTGGCGTTGTCAGTGGTGTTTGTACTGATATTCTACCTCTACGGCGGTTTCTATGCCTCGACCCGCACCACCCTCAAACGCCTGGGGGGGGTGATGGACAAGGTGGCGGCCGGCGACATGACCGTGACCTTCAGCGCCCACAGCCGCGATGAGTTGGGGGAGTTGGGCGAGGTGTTCAACGGCACCGTGAAAAAGATCCATGACCTGATCGAGCGGGTGGGGCAGACCGTCAGTGAAGTCGAGCGTCAGGCCGGGCAAGTGGAAAGCGTTTCCGCGCAAAGCAACCAGGCCGTCGCCGGGCAGCGCACGCAGATCGAACAAGTGGCCACGGCGATGAACCAGATGTCGGCCACTTCCCAGGAGGTCGCGCGCAGTGCCGCCGCGGCGGTCAGCAGTGCCCACAGTGTCAACGATGAGACCATCAATGGTCGCGGTCTGGTGGAGTCGCAGCAAGGCAGCATTGCCGCGCTGGCCAGCGAGATCGATCAATCGGTGCTGGTGATCAACCAACTGGCCAGCGACAGCCAGTCCATCAGCCGCGTGCTCGAAGTGATCAAGAGCATCGCCGAGCAGACCAACCTGCTGGCGCTCAATGCCGCCATCGAGGCAGCACGGGCCGGTGAGCAGGGCCGTGGTTTCGCCGTGGTAGCCGACGAAGTCCGGACCCTGGCCAAACGAACCCAGCAGTCGACCGAAGAAATCGAGCAGATGATCGCCAGGCTCCATGGTGGTGTCGGCGCGGCGGTCAAGGCCATGGGCACCAGCCATGAAATGGCCAGCGGTACGGTGGGGCAGTCGGAGAAGGTCCAGCGGGCGCTGGAAAACATCCTGGGAGCGGTGGGCATGATCGTCGACCAGAACCAGCAGATTGCCGCCGCTGTAGAGCAACAAACCGCCGTAGCTCATGACATCGACCAGAACATCGTCGAGATCAACCGCGCCGGCGAGCGCACCGCTGAAGGTGCACATCAGACCGAAGATGCCAGCCGGGCGTTGTCGGCCCAGGTCGTGGAGTTGAAGCAGTTGATCAGTGCATTCCGGGTCTGA
- a CDS encoding TatD family hydrolase: MELIDTHTHLDFPDFDADRQALLAESRALGVRRIVVLGVYQANWQRVWELVQSDPDLHAAFGLHPVYLDDHRPQHLSELADWLTRLAGHRQLCAVGEIGLDYFIETLDRDRQQALFDAQLQLAADFNLPALIHVRRSHAAVIATLKRFKLKRAGIIHAFAGSQEEAREYIKLGFKLGLGGAPTWPQALRMHRVLGELPLDSVVLETDSPDMAPAMFPGQRNSPAHLPAICAALAQWMAISPERLAAASTANSCEVFGW, from the coding sequence GTGGAGCTGATCGACACCCACACCCATCTGGATTTTCCGGACTTCGACGCCGACCGCCAGGCGTTGCTGGCCGAAAGCCGCGCCCTCGGGGTGCGGCGGATCGTGGTGCTGGGGGTTTATCAGGCCAATTGGCAGCGGGTCTGGGAGCTGGTGCAGAGTGATCCCGACCTGCACGCCGCGTTCGGATTGCACCCGGTGTACCTGGACGATCATCGCCCGCAACACCTGAGCGAACTCGCTGACTGGCTGACCCGTCTGGCCGGCCATCGGCAACTGTGCGCAGTCGGCGAGATCGGCCTGGATTACTTCATCGAAACCCTGGACCGCGACCGCCAGCAGGCATTGTTCGACGCACAGCTGCAACTGGCGGCTGACTTCAATCTTCCAGCACTGATCCACGTGCGGCGTAGCCATGCGGCGGTGATTGCCACGCTCAAACGCTTCAAGCTCAAACGGGCCGGCATCATCCACGCCTTTGCCGGCAGCCAGGAAGAAGCGCGGGAATACATCAAGCTCGGTTTCAAACTCGGCCTTGGTGGCGCCCCGACCTGGCCGCAGGCGCTGCGCATGCACCGCGTGCTCGGCGAACTGCCACTGGATTCGGTGGTGCTGGAAACCGACTCGCCCGACATGGCCCCAGCCATGTTCCCCGGCCAACGCAACAGCCCGGCACACCTGCCGGCGATCTGCGCGGCATTGGCGCAATGGATGGCGATCAGCCCGGAACGACTGGCGGCTGCCAGCACCGCCAACAGCTGCGAAGTGTTCGGCTGGTAA
- the cra gene encoding catabolite repressor/activator: protein MKLSDIAQLAGVSVTTASYVINGKAEQQRISSATVERVRAVVEQHGFTPNPQAAGLRSRHTRTLGFILPDLENPSYARIAKLLEQGARARGYQLLIASSDDAPDSERQLLQLFRARRCDALIVASCLPAGDDSYHQLQAKGIPIIAIDRVMEPEHFCSVISDDREASLQLTRSLLDPLPKQIALIGARPELSISQERCAGFKEALAGFNGEVLIEEGESFSRECGKQLMEELLQRLGHLPDALVTTSYVLLQGVFDALHDFPLKNRPLRLGTFGDTQLLDFLPLPVNAMAQQHQLIADKALALALAAIEQSDYRPGVQAIPRTFKQRIRQD, encoded by the coding sequence TTGAAACTCAGTGATATCGCCCAGTTGGCCGGTGTGTCCGTCACCACCGCCAGCTATGTCATCAATGGCAAGGCCGAACAACAGCGCATCAGCAGCGCTACCGTCGAACGCGTGCGCGCGGTCGTCGAACAACATGGCTTCACGCCTAACCCACAGGCCGCCGGTTTGCGCAGCCGGCACACCCGCACATTGGGGTTCATTCTGCCGGATCTGGAAAACCCCAGTTACGCGCGAATCGCCAAATTGCTGGAGCAAGGTGCGCGGGCCCGGGGTTATCAGTTGCTGATCGCCAGTTCCGACGATGCACCGGACAGTGAACGGCAACTGCTGCAACTGTTCCGCGCCCGGCGTTGCGACGCACTGATCGTTGCCAGCTGCCTGCCGGCCGGCGACGACAGCTATCACCAATTGCAGGCCAAGGGCATTCCGATCATCGCCATCGACCGGGTCATGGAACCCGAGCATTTCTGCTCGGTGATCAGTGACGACCGCGAGGCCAGCCTGCAACTGACCCGCAGCCTGCTCGATCCCTTGCCTAAACAGATCGCACTGATCGGCGCCCGCCCGGAGCTGAGCATCAGCCAGGAACGTTGCGCCGGCTTCAAAGAGGCGCTCGCCGGGTTCAACGGTGAGGTGCTGATCGAAGAAGGCGAGTCCTTCAGCCGTGAGTGCGGCAAACAACTGATGGAAGAGTTGCTGCAGCGTCTGGGCCATTTACCCGATGCCCTGGTGACCACATCCTACGTGTTGCTTCAGGGCGTGTTCGATGCGCTGCACGACTTCCCGCTGAAAAACCGCCCGCTACGCCTCGGCACGTTCGGCGACACCCAGTTGCTGGACTTCCTGCCGCTGCCGGTCAACGCCATGGCCCAGCAACACCAGCTGATCGCCGACAAGGCCCTTGCGCTGGCCCTGGCAGCCATCGAGCAGTCGGATTACCGGCCCGGCGTGCAGGCCATCCCGCGCACGTTCAAGCAGCGTATTCGCCAGGACTGA
- the ptsP gene encoding phosphoenolpyruvate--protein phosphotransferase: protein MLELTVEQISMGQSAVDKSAALQLLARHLVADGLVAEGYLAGLQAREAQGSTFLGQGIAIPHGTPETRDLVFTTGVRLMQFPDGVDWGDGHIVYLAIGIAAKSDEHLRLLQLLTRALGETDLGQALRRAGSAEALLKLLQGAPQELALDAQMIGLGVAAEDFEELVWRGARLLRQADCVSNGFSAVLQQVEALPLGDGLWWLHSEQTVKRPGLAFVTPDRPLRYLGQPLTGLFCLASLGEAHQALLERLCALLIEGRGHELGRATSSRKVLEVLGGEVPADWPSARIALANAHGLHARPAKILAQLAKSFEGDIRVRIVDGHDSAVSVKSLSKLLSLGARRGQVLEIIAEPGIAADALPALLAAIEEGLGEEVEPLPPVSQVREVVADMAEVVLAPVSGSMVQAIAAAPGIAIGPAHIQVLQTIEYPLRGESAGIERERLQHALAQVRRDIQGLIERSKSKAIREIFITHQEMLDDPELTDEVDTRLKQGESAEAAWMAVIEAAARQQEALQDALLAERAADLRDIGRRVLMQLSGIETPGEPDQPYILVMDEVGPSDVARLDPARVAGILTARGGATAHSAIVARALGIPALVGAGPGVLLLAPGTPLLLDGQRGRLHVDADAATLQRATAERDTREQRLKAAAERRHQPALTTDGHAVEVFANIGESAGVTGAVEQGAEGIGLLRTELIFMAHSQAPDEATQEAEYRRVLDGLAGRPLVVRTLDVGGDKPLPYWPIAKEENPFLGVRGIRLTLQRPQIMEAQLRALLRAADNRPLRIMFPMVGSVDEWRQARDMTERLRREIPVADLQLGIMIEVPSAALLAPVLAQEVDFFSVGTNDLTQYTLAIDRGHPTLSAQADGLHPAVLQLIDITVRAAHAQGKWVGVCGELAADPLAVPVLVGLGVDELSVGARSIAEVKARIRELGFTQTQTLARQALAVGSANEVRALVEAL, encoded by the coding sequence ATGCTCGAGCTCACTGTAGAGCAGATTTCCATGGGCCAGTCGGCTGTGGATAAATCCGCAGCGCTGCAATTGCTGGCCCGGCATCTGGTCGCCGACGGCCTGGTTGCCGAGGGGTATCTCGCCGGCTTGCAGGCGCGGGAAGCCCAGGGCTCGACCTTTCTCGGTCAAGGTATTGCCATCCCCCACGGTACGCCCGAAACCCGCGACCTGGTGTTCACCACCGGTGTGCGCCTGATGCAGTTCCCCGATGGCGTGGACTGGGGCGATGGTCATATCGTTTACCTGGCGATCGGTATCGCCGCCAAATCCGATGAACACCTGCGCCTGTTACAATTGCTCACCCGTGCCCTCGGCGAGACCGACCTGGGCCAGGCCCTGCGTCGCGCCGGTTCCGCCGAAGCCTTGCTGAAGTTGCTGCAAGGTGCGCCGCAGGAACTGGCGCTGGACGCGCAGATGATCGGTCTCGGTGTGGCGGCCGAAGATTTCGAAGAGCTGGTCTGGCGCGGCGCACGTTTGTTGCGGCAGGCCGACTGCGTGAGCAACGGTTTCTCCGCCGTGCTGCAACAGGTTGAAGCGCTGCCCCTGGGCGATGGCCTGTGGTGGCTGCACAGCGAGCAGACGGTGAAGCGCCCGGGCCTGGCCTTCGTCACCCCGGACAGACCGCTGCGCTACCTCGGCCAGCCACTCACTGGACTGTTCTGCCTGGCCAGCCTCGGTGAGGCCCATCAAGCCCTGCTCGAACGCCTGTGCGCGTTGTTGATCGAAGGGCGTGGCCATGAGTTGGGGCGCGCCACCAGCAGCCGCAAAGTCCTCGAAGTGCTCGGTGGTGAAGTGCCCGCCGACTGGCCCAGCGCGCGAATTGCATTGGCCAACGCCCATGGTTTGCATGCGCGGCCGGCGAAAATCCTCGCGCAACTGGCAAAGAGTTTTGAAGGTGACATCCGCGTACGCATCGTCGATGGCCACGACAGCGCCGTGTCGGTAAAGAGCTTGAGCAAGTTGCTCAGCCTCGGCGCCCGTCGGGGGCAGGTGCTGGAAATCATCGCCGAACCGGGCATCGCGGCGGATGCGTTGCCGGCCTTGTTGGCGGCCATCGAAGAAGGCCTCGGTGAGGAAGTCGAACCGCTGCCACCGGTAAGCCAGGTGCGCGAAGTCGTTGCCGATATGGCCGAAGTGGTCCTCGCCCCGGTGTCAGGCAGCATGGTTCAGGCGATTGCCGCCGCTCCGGGGATCGCTATCGGCCCGGCGCATATTCAAGTGCTGCAAACCATCGAATACCCGTTGCGCGGCGAGTCCGCCGGCATCGAGCGTGAGCGTCTCCAGCACGCCCTGGCGCAGGTACGCCGTGACATCCAGGGCCTGATCGAGCGCAGCAAGAGCAAAGCCATCCGCGAAATCTTCATCACCCACCAAGAGATGCTCGACGATCCGGAACTGACCGATGAGGTCGATACGCGCCTCAAGCAGGGCGAAAGCGCCGAGGCGGCGTGGATGGCCGTGATTGAAGCGGCGGCCCGGCAACAGGAAGCGTTGCAAGATGCCTTGCTCGCCGAGCGCGCGGCCGACTTGCGCGACATCGGGCGTCGGGTGTTGATGCAGCTCAGCGGCATCGAAACCCCGGGCGAACCGGATCAACCGTACATTCTGGTGATGGACGAGGTCGGCCCGTCCGACGTCGCGCGTCTCGACCCCGCTCGCGTGGCCGGGATTCTCACCGCCCGGGGTGGCGCTACGGCGCACAGTGCGATTGTCGCCCGGGCCCTGGGCATTCCGGCACTGGTCGGCGCCGGCCCCGGCGTATTGCTGCTGGCACCGGGTACGCCGTTGCTGCTCGATGGCCAACGTGGTCGCCTGCATGTGGACGCTGACGCGGCGACCTTGCAACGCGCCACGGCCGAACGCGATACCCGCGAGCAACGCTTGAAGGCGGCTGCGGAACGGCGCCATCAACCGGCGTTGACCACCGATGGCCATGCCGTCGAAGTGTTCGCCAACATTGGTGAAAGCGCTGGCGTGACCGGCGCGGTGGAGCAGGGCGCCGAAGGCATTGGCCTGTTGCGCACCGAACTGATTTTCATGGCCCACTCGCAAGCGCCCGACGAGGCGACCCAGGAAGCCGAGTACCGCCGGGTCCTCGACGGTCTGGCCGGGCGACCGTTGGTGGTGCGTACCCTCGATGTCGGTGGCGACAAACCGCTGCCGTACTGGCCGATTGCGAAGGAAGAAAACCCCTTCCTCGGCGTGCGCGGCATTCGCCTGACTTTGCAGCGCCCGCAGATCATGGAAGCGCAACTGCGCGCCTTGCTGCGGGCTGCCGACAACCGGCCGCTGCGGATCATGTTCCCGATGGTGGGTAGCGTCGACGAGTGGCGCCAGGCCCGTGACATGACCGAACGCCTGCGCCGGGAAATCCCGGTCGCCGACCTGCAGCTGGGGATCATGATCGAAGTGCCGTCGGCGGCATTGCTGGCGCCGGTGCTGGCCCAGGAGGTCGATTTTTTCAGCGTCGGGACCAACGACCTGACCCAATACACCCTGGCCATCGACCGTGGCCATCCAACGCTGTCGGCCCAGGCCGATGGCTTGCATCCGGCGGTGCTGCAATTGATCGACATCACCGTGCGCGCGGCCCATGCTCAGGGCAAATGGGTCGGTGTGTGCGGCGAGCTGGCGGCCGACCCGCTGGCGGTGCCGGTGCTGGTCGGCCTCGGGGTGGATGAACTCAGCGTCGGGGCGCGCAGCATTGCCGAAGTCAAGGCGCGGATTCGCGAACTGGGCTTCACTCAGACTCAAACCCTTGCCCGCCAGGCCCTGGCCGTGGGCAGCGCCAATGAAGTGCGTGCATTAGTGGAGGCCCTGTAA
- the pfkB gene encoding 1-phosphofructokinase — protein MARILTLTLNPALDLTVQLPRLEAGQVNRSDVMHTHAAGKGVNVAQVLADLGHQLTVSGFLGEDNLQAFETLFAKRGFVDAFIRVPGETRSNIKLAESDGRITDINGPGPQVSVAAQQALIDRLEQIAPGHDAVVVAGSLPLGVSAQWLQALILRLKKLGLNVALDTSGEALRAALKAGPWLIKPNTEELAEVLDCEVVSVSAQALAAERLHAQGIEHVVISHGAEGVNWFSVGSALHATPPRVSVASTVGAGDSLLAGMLHGLLSADTPEQTLRTATAIAAMAVTQIGFGIGDAAQLAQLEQGVRVRPLTEQ, from the coding sequence ATGGCCCGGATTCTTACCCTGACCCTCAACCCGGCGCTGGACCTGACCGTCCAGTTGCCGCGCCTTGAAGCCGGCCAGGTCAACCGCAGCGATGTGATGCACACCCACGCCGCCGGCAAAGGCGTGAACGTGGCGCAAGTGCTGGCGGACCTCGGGCATCAATTGACCGTCAGTGGCTTTCTTGGCGAAGACAACCTGCAAGCGTTCGAAACGCTGTTCGCCAAACGCGGATTTGTCGACGCTTTCATCCGCGTTCCGGGCGAGACCCGCAGCAATATCAAACTGGCGGAAAGCGACGGACGCATCACCGACATCAACGGGCCGGGACCGCAGGTCAGCGTAGCGGCGCAGCAGGCCTTGATCGATCGACTGGAGCAGATTGCCCCGGGACACGATGCGGTGGTTGTCGCCGGAAGCTTGCCGTTGGGTGTCAGCGCGCAATGGTTGCAGGCGTTGATCTTGCGCTTGAAAAAACTGGGCTTGAACGTCGCGCTCGACACCAGCGGCGAGGCGTTGCGTGCGGCGCTCAAAGCAGGACCCTGGCTCATCAAGCCCAACACTGAAGAACTGGCCGAGGTGCTGGACTGCGAGGTCGTCTCGGTCAGTGCCCAGGCCTTGGCGGCGGAGCGCTTGCACGCCCAAGGCATCGAGCATGTGGTGATTTCCCATGGTGCCGAGGGTGTGAACTGGTTCAGCGTCGGCTCGGCACTGCATGCCACGCCACCCAGGGTCAGCGTCGCCAGCACCGTGGGCGCGGGTGATTCGTTGTTGGCGGGGATGCTTCACGGTTTGCTCAGTGCCGATACGCCGGAGCAGACCTTGCGCACCGCTACGGCGATTGCCGCGATGGCGGTGACCCAGATCGGATTTGGCATTGGCGATGCTGCGCAACTGGCGCAGCTCGAACAGGGTGTGCGCGTGCGTCCCCTGACAGAACAATAA
- a CDS encoding PTS fructose-like transporter subunit IIB has product MKLAIVTACPNGMVTSVLCARLLDAAAQRQGWSTSVEVTDAAHPEKQLSAATLDAAEWVLLVTSAPVDMSRFVGKRVFQSTPAQALQDVEAVLRRGAQEAQVYVATEAVVEPVAVVQNTPRLVAVTACPTGVAHTFMAAEALQQAAKRLGYDLQVETQGSVGARNPLSAQVIAEADVVLLAADIEVATERFAGKKIYRCGTGIALKQAEATLKKALAEGQQESASSTAKTTTKQEKTGVYKHLLTGVSFMLPMVVAGGLMIALSFVFGITAFKEEGTLAAALMQIGGDTAFKLMVPLLAGYIAYSIADRPGLAPGMIGGLLASTLGAGFIGGIIAGFLAGYAARAINKYARLPQSLEALKPILIIPLLASLFTGLVMIYVVGKPVAGMLSGLTHFLDSMGTTNAILLGVLLGGMMCVDLGGPINKAAYAFSVGLLASQSYAPMAATMAAGMVPPIGLGIATFIARRKFAQTEREAGKAALVLGLCFISEGAIPFAAKDPLRVIPASIAGGALTGALSMYFGCKLMAPHGGLFVLAIPNAINHALLYLLAIVAGSLLTAVVYALVKRSETVELALEPAKA; this is encoded by the coding sequence ATGAAGTTAGCCATCGTTACGGCCTGCCCGAACGGCATGGTCACCAGTGTGCTGTGTGCCCGGCTGCTCGATGCCGCGGCCCAGCGCCAGGGCTGGAGCACCAGTGTCGAAGTCACCGATGCCGCGCATCCCGAAAAGCAACTGTCGGCGGCCACCCTCGACGCGGCCGAGTGGGTGCTGCTGGTGACCAGCGCGCCGGTGGACATGTCGCGGTTTGTCGGCAAGCGGGTATTCCAGAGCACTCCGGCCCAGGCCCTGCAGGACGTGGAAGCGGTGCTGCGGCGAGGAGCGCAGGAGGCACAGGTCTACGTCGCAACCGAAGCCGTCGTCGAACCTGTGGCAGTTGTCCAGAACACGCCGCGACTGGTGGCCGTCACCGCGTGCCCGACGGGTGTCGCTCACACGTTCATGGCTGCCGAGGCCTTGCAGCAAGCGGCCAAACGCCTGGGCTATGACCTGCAGGTGGAAACCCAAGGCTCGGTCGGTGCGCGCAATCCCTTGAGCGCTCAAGTGATTGCCGAGGCCGATGTGGTGCTGCTGGCGGCCGATATCGAGGTCGCCACCGAGCGTTTCGCCGGCAAGAAAATCTATCGCTGTGGCACCGGCATTGCCCTCAAGCAAGCCGAGGCGACCTTGAAAAAAGCCTTGGCCGAAGGTCAGCAGGAAAGTGCCTCGAGTACTGCAAAAACAACGACCAAACAGGAGAAGACGGGCGTCTATAAACATCTGCTGACCGGTGTGTCGTTCATGTTGCCGATGGTGGTGGCCGGCGGCTTGATGATCGCCTTGTCGTTTGTGTTCGGCATCACCGCGTTCAAGGAAGAGGGCACGCTGGCGGCAGCGTTGATGCAGATCGGCGGCGACACTGCGTTCAAGCTGATGGTGCCTCTGTTGGCGGGTTACATCGCCTATTCCATTGCGGACCGTCCGGGCCTCGCGCCGGGGATGATCGGCGGACTGCTGGCGAGCACCCTGGGCGCCGGTTTCATCGGCGGGATCATCGCCGGTTTTCTGGCCGGTTACGCGGCCAGGGCGATCAATAAATATGCGCGTTTGCCGCAGAGCCTTGAGGCACTCAAGCCGATCCTGATCATCCCGCTGCTGGCGAGTCTGTTCACCGGTCTGGTGATGATCTACGTGGTGGGCAAACCGGTGGCCGGGATGCTTTCCGGGCTTACGCATTTCCTCGACAGCATGGGTACCACCAACGCGATTCTGCTGGGGGTGTTGCTGGGCGGCATGATGTGCGTCGACCTCGGCGGGCCGATCAACAAGGCAGCCTATGCGTTCTCGGTGGGCTTGCTGGCGTCGCAGAGCTATGCGCCGATGGCGGCGACCATGGCGGCCGGCATGGTGCCGCCTATTGGCCTGGGCATCGCCACGTTCATCGCGCGGCGCAAGTTCGCCCAGACCGAGCGCGAGGCCGGTAAAGCGGCGCTGGTTCTGGGGCTGTGCTTCATCTCCGAGGGGGCGATTCCGTTTGCGGCGAAAGACCCGTTGCGGGTGATTCCTGCGAGCATCGCCGGCGGTGCGCTGACCGGTGCGCTGTCGATGTATTTCGGCTGCAAACTGATGGCGCCCCACGGTGGGTTGTTCGTGTTGGCGATCCCGAATGCGATCAACCATGCGCTGCTTTATTTGTTGGCGATTGTGGCGGGGAGCTTGTTGACGGCGGTGGTGTATGCGCTGGTGAAGCGGTCAGAGACGGTGGAGTTGGCGCTCGAGCCGGCCAAGGCGTAG
- a CDS encoding alkaline phosphatase D family protein has product MSDFNLGRRRVMQAVGAGLLLPGLAPAVIASVKDRPQLTDGVQSGDLLGDRAIIWSRCDRPARMVVEWDTRSLFPNPRRFVSSLADARTDFTARVELTGLPADQAIFYRVQFEDAQSGVASEPWFGHLRSVPQTRRDIRFVWSGDTVGQGFGINPDIGGMRIYEAMRLRLPDFFIHSGDTIYADGPIPAQITTEGGRVWRNITTEAKSKVAETLDEYRGNYRYNLMDENIRRFNAEVPQIWQWDDHEVVNNWSPGKQLDARYQDKDIHSLVGRARQAWLEYAPMRLQSGDGGGRIYRKLGYGPLLDVFVLDMRSYRGANDDNLGAAKPFLGREQLDWLKREMQASNAQWKVIAADMPIGLGVPDGEVSPGVVRWEAVANGDPGPAQGRELEIAELLGFLRAQQVRNFLFLTADVHYCAAHHYHPDRAAFQDFEPFWEFVAGPLNAGSFGPNPLDKTFGPEVVFEKAPPAQNVSPFAGFQFFGEVNIDGQSGELSVVLRDLDGVAVFEQKLSP; this is encoded by the coding sequence ATGAGCGATTTCAACCTCGGGCGCCGTCGTGTCATGCAAGCGGTTGGCGCCGGGCTGTTGTTGCCGGGGCTGGCGCCGGCGGTGATCGCTTCGGTCAAGGATCGGCCGCAACTCACTGACGGCGTGCAGTCCGGCGATCTGCTGGGCGACCGGGCGATCATCTGGAGCCGCTGCGACCGCCCCGCGCGGATGGTGGTGGAGTGGGACACCCGCAGTCTGTTTCCCAACCCCCGGCGATTCGTCTCGTCCCTGGCCGATGCGCGCACCGATTTCACTGCCCGGGTCGAACTCACCGGGTTGCCCGCCGACCAGGCGATTTTCTATCGTGTGCAGTTTGAAGACGCCCAGAGCGGCGTTGCCAGCGAGCCCTGGTTCGGTCACTTGCGCAGCGTGCCGCAGACCCGTCGCGATATCCGTTTTGTCTGGAGCGGCGACACCGTCGGCCAGGGCTTCGGCATCAACCCGGACATTGGCGGCATGCGCATCTACGAAGCAATGCGCCTGCGTCTGCCAGACTTTTTTATCCACAGCGGCGACACCATTTACGCCGACGGCCCGATCCCGGCGCAGATCACCACGGAAGGCGGCCGGGTGTGGCGCAACATCACCACCGAGGCCAAGAGCAAAGTCGCCGAGACCCTCGATGAGTATCGCGGCAACTATCGCTACAACCTGATGGACGAAAACATCCGTCGCTTCAACGCCGAGGTCCCGCAGATCTGGCAGTGGGACGACCACGAAGTGGTGAACAACTGGTCGCCGGGCAAGCAGCTGGATGCGCGTTATCAGGACAAAGATATCCACAGCCTGGTGGGCCGCGCACGCCAGGCCTGGCTCGAATACGCGCCGATGCGTTTGCAGAGCGGTGATGGCGGCGGGCGGATCTATCGCAAGCTCGGTTACGGGCCGCTGCTCGATGTATTTGTACTCGACATGCGCAGCTATCGCGGGGCCAACGATGACAATCTGGGCGCTGCAAAACCCTTCCTCGGTCGTGAGCAACTGGACTGGCTCAAGCGCGAAATGCAGGCCTCCAACGCGCAATGGAAAGTCATCGCCGCCGACATGCCCATTGGCCTCGGCGTGCCCGACGGTGAAGTCAGTCCGGGTGTCGTGCGTTGGGAAGCGGTGGCCAACGGTGACCCCGGCCCGGCCCAGGGGCGTGAACTGGAGATCGCCGAGTTGCTCGGTTTCCTGCGGGCGCAGCAGGTACGCAATTTCCTGTTCCTGACCGCGGATGTGCATTACTGCGCGGCCCATCATTACCACCCGGATCGGGCGGCGTTCCAGGATTTCGAACCGTTCTGGGAGTTCGTCGCCGGGCCGCTGAATGCCGGTAGCTTCGGGCCTAATCCGCTGGATAAAACCTTCGGCCCTGAAGTGGTGTTCGAGAAGGCGCCGCCTGCGCAGAACGTCTCGCCGTTTGCCGGGTTTCAGTTCTTTGGCGAGGTGAATATCGATGGGCAGAGCGGGGAGTTGAGCGTGGTGTTGCGGGATCTGGATGGCGTGGCTGTGTTCGAGCAAAAACTGTCACCGTGA